Within the Pangasianodon hypophthalmus isolate fPanHyp1 chromosome 19, fPanHyp1.pri, whole genome shotgun sequence genome, the region ATTCTGTGACCTTGCAATGTACTGTCTACACGCACAGGCTACATTTTTCATAAGATCATATTTCGACAATCGACCATCCCTGTCCAAAAAACAGCCTAGACAACTTTCATTTACGTTTTCATAAATGACACAATGGCAGCAGCGTGGAGAAGGAAAGCATCAGGGTGCAACGCCTTCTGAAAGAATTACCTTGTGTAGATATGAGGTTGCTTCGTGCGGCACACCGCCCCTCTTCCCACCAAATCCCGCTTTTTCCCGTTACAGCATGATCGCCCAGTCCCTCTGAGAACGGCTCCTTCAGCGCTGACCGAAATAGACGCGTGGAGGGATgactaaataaaacaatacgAATGGGATCCCATCTCTGCGGGAGTAACAGACGTCCAGCTACAGGGAGCCTCAGAGAAATCCTCAGTCGCGGATGCTTCGTCGCGTGCCTCTCTCTCCGTGCGTGTCCGCATTACGGCTGCACGCGCCGCTTTAACGGAGAAAATGTCTCAGTGGCCGCAAACACACAGCGCGACTGGCCTTGAAGTGGGATCGCATCTCAGCATCTCAGCAGGCCAGGGCAGATGTTTTTCAGCAGCTCTTGGCTCACCCGCCCCAAATATGGCCTCCGGTGGTGTCAGTCTGCAGGAGCGGCGGAGCAGGTGTCACATCCGCTCGCTTCTCCGCGCGCCGCCGCTCTCTGACATGATGACAGCGCAACGCAAGCCGCAGCTGGACGTGCGTGGCTTCAGACTAGAGATCTccggaaaaaaaaagaaaagaaaaagaaagaaaaaacgcGCTGAAGATCTTTTTCCCTGTTAATTATTGCTGTCGGCAATGTAGCTAATCCACAATATTGCTTAGCAGGGTTACAGCAGGGCATGCCATCAGTCTTGCATCCTCTATAGGTCTAAACACTAATGGGACCACTTAAACATCTTTAGCTCAGCTCAATCAACAGCACTAAGAACAGATTAATGTCACTATCAAGGCTTTAATCCATGCATTATGCTGgttaataacaaaaacattaatgttCCTGAAATTCTTTAAGTGTTCATTTTCTACTCGGAGCAAAGCTATATTACATTTCAGcccaaaacaaaatgaagaggATTATTAATCTATCTTCTTCTTTTCAGAGTGCTCTGAGTGATCATACATGCCTTGctcaaataaaaacatgcagcaaTAAGCATTATAGATCAGTTCCACTGGTGTCCCCAGAACCAGGCTGTCCCTCTGCCAGTTTATGTTGCCAAACAGTGCAGAACGTATGTACAATGCTGGTGTGCTTTAAGACAagttgtgtcctgtgtttaCGTGCAAGATCTGTGTTGTGTCGGTCAGTATaacgcacactcacaccataaaatataatcattttggAAACCGTGTCCAATCCAGTCCAGTGCCAATACAGTGTTTCAGGCCAGTGTTGGCTTTGATACCGATGCTCATTATCAGATTGGTGCAGCCCTAGGAATTTATACATTCTTTTTAATGGTTGATGTAAAATTATTCCCAAAGCTACAGTATGTATTTGGGTTTCATACtactaaaataatgaaaaaggaTTAGGCCAAATGAGCCCAGTTGTACTACAGGCCAAATTATAAAACCTTAAATAACTTCTAATTCACTAGCACTGTAAAACACATAAGACAAAGAATGCTTAAATTACGAAGGCAAAGCCCAGTAAGCCATAGCCTATTCCCCACAATCACACACCAGGGATAAATCACGTTGTGAAAAACAGTAAATGTAATGAAGCTCCTCAGACAAATTGGTAAAgctaattataattaaaagaaaagctttaatgtttttcaggttttttttttttttaaattgaacttCATAagctgtttatactgtaatcTTTCTGTTTACTTCTTTCGGTAATTGAGGAATTGAGTGTAGGTAAGGGAATCAGCGCTTTCTCCAGTCCTGCTTTTGACTTCCAAAAACATGTTCATATCATCTTGTGGAGGGTCTGCAATACTGCGACTCCACAATGGCTCCGAGATGCCTAGCAGCTCACGGACACGTGCTGAGATCGCCTGtaaaagagacaaaagagtGACTGATCTCCATTATGAAATGCTTTACAATCTTCTAGCTCTTCTACAGACTTTTAAAGTCTTCTCTTATTTGAGTCTTTCAGGCTCTTATGTACAGCTGTTGTGTCTCCATTCAACTCTGAGCAGAAATACTTACTCAAGGATATCATGAAACTATGTTGTATTTATTATGATTACTCTTATATAATAGTTCTAACAAGTCTAATGAAGTGTGGCACATGTTTGATTCTGACTTCTACATGCATCAGTGATCTTCATAAGATTCAATTTCCAAAAGTCAGCCAACCCAGCATGTTTCATCACAGTGCGATGAATGTGGTGGGGTGTTTTATTACCAATGGCACAAGTGTACTTTCACTTTGCTATAGCAGACCATGTCCTCAACTAACTGACATGAAGTCATATGgagtgagtgaaaaaaaaagtgtaaaaagagTGATTCTGTAAAAGCTAGGGAGAACTCTAAGAACTTAAGCTGATTCTGGGCAGCTTCTGATTTGTGCTAGATAGTCAGCACCCCCTGGGTAGGAGTTGATGAATAGTTGGGAGGACACCGGGAAGTGGTAGGTGCAGAAACCTCATCAAGagcacagaaacagagagatgggAATTTATAGGAAGTTAACTAGGAAGAAGGCTGAACTTTATGTGTGGTCTTTTgcctaaactttattttatttcataactgCATTTCTAAGTAACGTCATTTGCAACCTACAGAAACAAAGATGTGAAATTTCTTTTATCTAGGTGGAATCTTAAAAACAATGCATTTCAGGATACACAGAATTTGTATGTTGTGGTAGATGATGCATTCTTACCTTCATATGTTCAAAGTCTGTGATTCCTAATCGAGGCAAATAACAGCAGTTTATGTAAATCAGCTTTTTGCCTGTGATGAAATTCTCAGTAAAACAAGCCTGTGAGCAGTTTAATATACAATTacaacacagtaaaaaaaaacaaaaaagattttatgtaGGCTATTGCTTTAATTAATCAGAGCAAATGCAAGGCTAATTTTCAAAGCAGTAAGGAAAACATTTGTGTGGCctacatttatgtatttatgtttgcCTTGTAATGTGATGtctttgtgtttcagtgttttaagcTGATAAGGGAAGAGCACACACTGCTGATGTTTATGAAAAGAAGACTGTTCTCTTGTGCACGTGACGCTGGCAAAGCAAAACTGAACAGTGATGACAAAGCTTTCTCAGAGAAAAGCTGCCCAGACCCTTTTACAAGAGGGGGAAACACAGGCATTTTCAAAGAAATATGGCCCAAATAGCTCATCATGGATTTATCTTTAACCTCTAATGAAgtctaaaagaaaatgtgaaagatGAACTGTTtggtaaaatatgtttttatatgatTTCACAGAGTTCCAGGTTGGGTCTCTGCTCAGAATAacctcatttcattttcaggagCTAGACTATAGGCCTACACTAGTCTAAGCCATCATTCTAATATTCATAAATCTCTGAGTAAGACGTTTAAAACTACAGCAGCAGTTATTTGGTATATTTTTTACCGTGTATTGGGGATATCCGAGTGATTCTATCCACCTCGCCACGTCCTGGCAGCTCCACTGAAGGAACGCCATTTTTGCATGTTGTcgtgttgccatggcaacacttCATCCAATGAAAAGTAGTTTCCAGGCAAGTTAATTTGCATACTGCGCGCCggaagagagcgagagagagcgactggtaaaatacataaacaaaataaataaattggggtatgaattgagaaatgaaaaaataattctaaaGTTCTGTCATGAAATGGTAGACTGTGCATGTTTTAATAGAGTATTGTGCTCCTAAGCGGCAGTAACAGCCCTGCTGCCTCCTACGCTGTGCAGCTCTTAATTTCATTTAGCTGTGTTGGGGTTTCATGTTGTGCTCGCGCTTAATTGCGTTCATGCATCACTACTGCTCCAGCTGCTGGTCATTTATCTGGCCTCCATACTTTTCCTAGGTCATTATTGATTTTAAGGATTAGGAAAAGATTTTCGTTTATGCTTCATCCAGCTCATATCTTTTACCCCATTCTTAGTGGATGTAACTAAGGCATTAGGCGGGGAAGTGGGATCATTGCCATCAATCAGCCAGCTCAGTCTGACTCTCAGTGCAGCATTTAATCAATCAGACACAGTAATTAATCCATAATGTATACTGAAATTACGTTCAAAATAATATGCaccactgtatttattattattattgttgttattgttattattattattattattattattattattattattatcattgttgttgttgttgataataataataataataataataataataataataataacaacaataataatatttgccTCCAGCTCATTTGTATCTGTGTTTAATGCGTAGTTTCTGtgttcagatttaaacctgaagttgGTGTTGCCTAAACTAGAacgtttatttgtttgtttgtttgtttgtttgtttgtttgtttgtttttatgaaccctaccactaaGTCCCTGGAAATACTGGAAAACACGGTGGGGGAAAAGcgaga harbors:
- the LOC113545281 gene encoding sterile alpha motif domain-containing protein 15 isoform X1, which codes for MATRQHAKMAFLQWSCQDVARWIESLGYPQYTACFTENFITGKKLIYINCCYLPRLGITDFEHMKAISARVRELLGISEPLWSRSIADPPQDDMNMFLEVKSRTGESADSLTYTQFLNYRKK
- the LOC113545281 gene encoding sterile alpha motif domain-containing protein 15 isoform X2, whose protein sequence is MKCCHGNTTTCKNGVPSVELPGRGEVDRITRISPIHGITDFEHMKAISARVRELLGISEPLWSRSIADPPQDDMNMFLEVKSRTGESADSLTYTQFLNYRKK